The following coding sequences lie in one Trichoderma breve strain T069 chromosome 1, whole genome shotgun sequence genomic window:
- a CDS encoding fungal zn(2)-Cys(6) binuclear cluster domain-containing protein, which yields MIVSKRKRSRVACDPCRERKRKCVGGNPCETCVSWDYECHFDGQKEKRHVSVQESDRSKLDDERREQQSLDDAERDRDTVIRRVEANCSAAFVRNMSLKINPTSAPRFGLFGWNTGARQPSASGDAFTPLAINMTSLQHIEALAQVYFDKVNCCYGFIDRERFFKRLKARWQTSSEPHIYDAILTGVAALGSLFSQRTATTIESQLVAKARSVLDAHHLTEPPSLDFLTAWTLRTVYLRITDSPYATWIASSTLMHLIEVSELYSTLQSAMLQRDQHDGDDDNIRRRLVGVARHLNVWTSYDLGLPRVPYQEKDLLVYDLRDPGNYTAEILSLLPASVGLDPGKPTDGSNLISTLSELLKSSHTQPPSTMAQSNLVLCVLRRIYAQAVDLSPAMVDKVLALFRKALSCAQELVRDCSPWHQVVNVPFQIVCFLLVMDTRSSLSLLPDALDTLNLTASFYKTDTMKDACNAARLLVRLQQQRRKEDVAIFDDALKACRGVENDTAAPMTANGADRNWFGAFFADLSTQQMSEFEQVMVPGMLDGPTLLGGYDNKVLSFAYGSMVPATSFPQSGGPSLAA from the coding sequence ATGATTGTCTCCAAGCGGAAACGATCTCGGGTGGCCTGTGACCCTTGCCGTGAACGTAAGCGCAAGTGTGTCGGCGGCAATCCTTGTGAGACTTGCGTGAGCTGGGATTACGAATGCCACTTTGACGGACAGAAGGAAAAGCGTCATGTGTCAGTGCAAGAATCGGACCGTTCAAAGCTAGACGATGAGCGCCGCGAGCAACAGTcgctggatgatgctgaacGGGACCGCGATACTGTTATCCGCCGTGTCGAGGCAAACTGTAGCGCAGCATTTGTGAGGAACATGAGCCTCAAGATTAATCCCACAAGCGCACCAAGGTTTGGTCTGTTTGGTTGGAATACGGGAGCACGACAGCCATCCGCTTCAGGAGACGCGTTCACGCCTTTGGCGATCAACATGACATCGCTACAGCACATAGAAGCTCTAGCACAGGTCTATTTTGACAAGGTAAACTGTTGCTATGGTTTTATTGACCGCGAGAGGTTCTTCAAACGCTTGAAGGCGCGATGGCAAACGTCCTCGGAACCACACATATATGATGCTATTCTTACAGGCGTTGCCGCACTTGGATCTCTATTTTCGCAACGAACAGCCACCACCATTGAGTCGCAGCTAGTTGCAAAAGCGCGCTCTGTTTTGGACGCTCATCATCTGACGGAACCCCCGTCCTTGGATTTTCTGACGGCATGGACTCTCCGAACTGTGTACCTTCGAATAACTGACTCTCCCTACGCTACTTGGATTGCCTCGTCTACACTCATGCACCTTATTGAAGTGTCTGAGCTTTATTCTACACTGCAATCAGCCATGCTCCAACGCGACCAacatgatggtgatgatgacaacaTTCGAAGACGACTTGTTGGAGTTGCCCGTCACCTCAATGTGTGGACTTCGTACGATTTGGGCCTACCACGAGTACCCTACCAAGAAAAGGATTTGCTAGTCTATGATTTGCGAGATCCCGGCAATTATACCGCAGAAATTCTGTCTCTGTTGCCCGCCTCGGTCGGTCTAGACCCAGGCAAGCCCACAGATGGGAGCAATCTTATCTCGACTCTCTCTGAACTCCTGAAAAGCTCTCACACCCAACCGCCATCGACTATGGCGCAATCAAATCTTGTTCTTTGTGTGCTTCGACGCATATATGCACAGGCGGTGGATCTTTCCCCTGCCATGGTGGACAAAGTCCTAGCACTATTTCGAAAAGCTTTGAGCTGCGCACAGGAGCTGGTCAGAGATTGCTCACCTTGGCATCAAGTGGTGAACGTTCCATTCCAAATCGTTTGTTTCCTACTGGTCATGGACACCCGTTCATCGCTTTCTTTGCTGCCTGATGCTTTGGACACTCTCAATTTGACAGCCTCATTCTACAAGACAGACACTATGAAGGACGCTTGTAATGCGGCCAGATTACTTGTTAGGCTACAGCagcaaaggagaaaagaggatgTAGCTATATTTGACGATGCCCTCAAGGCCTGTCGCGGAGTAGAGAACGATACAGCTGCACCGATGACTGCAAATGGGGCTGACCGAAATTGGTTTGGGGCCTTCTTCGCAGATCTGTCAACTCAACAAATGAGTGAATTCGAACAAGTCATGGTCCCTGGCATGCTAGACGGACCAACATTGCTTGGTGGATATGACAACAAGGTTCTCAGTTTTGCTTACGGCTCAATGGTGCCGGCGACTTCATTTCCGCAAAGTGGTGGTCCATCTCTAGCAGCATGA
- a CDS encoding secretory lipase domain-containing protein, translated as MIGFVRVFLWLALYTVVYAIPYDIKGRGTAVPPTDDDFYTVPPDVGNSPPGTILKHRIPPAPIAAFGLDPVNLQSSYQILYRTNDNFGNATATVATILIPHNADYTKVLSYQVAQDSSFRNCAPSYALQLASASGGPFGTLVTQAELLLIEAALERGWVLIVPDHEGPNAAFLANRQAGQATLDGIRAALSSGAFTSIDKDATVAMWGYSGGSLASGWAAELQPTYAPELKIAGAALGGTVPNITTVLTEINKSLFAGIIPSGMVGLSNQYPYVAEVLDQHILTQYKPLFGLVRNQCLTADVLDFLGKDVLAMFDDPSLPFTDPRLVQIENDNGMGHAIPRIPLYVYKSTGDELSPVDETDALVSKYCAGGTSVEYVRDILSEHGSLAITGAAKALSWLIDVLDGEKPQVRCSTSTVASSLLDPSALEVLPQFIIDALLDLLHKPVGPIVIG; from the coding sequence ATGATTGGGTTTGTTCGTGTCTTCTTATGGCTAGCCTTATATACGGTGGTTTACGCTATCCCCTATGACATCAAGGGGAGAGGAACTGCCGTGCCTCCCACGGATGATGACTTCTACACTGTGCCTCCGGACGTTGGCAACTCACCTCCGGGTACCATCTTGAAGCACCGTATACCGCCAGCGCCAATTGCGGCTTTTGGTTTGGATCCTGTAAACCTCCAAAGCAGCTATCAGATTCTGTACAGAACCAATGACAACTTTGGAAATGCAACAGCAACAGTCGCAACCATCCTAATCCCACACAATGCAGACTATACCAAAGTGCTGTCGTATCAGGTAGCCCAAGATTCATCATTCAGAAACTGTGCCCCTTCGTATGCGTTGCAGCTGGCTTCAGCATCCGGTGGTCCCTTTGGCACATTGGTGACGCAGGCCGAACTGCTGCTCATCGAAGCAGCTCTCGAACGAGGCTGGGTTCTCATCGTTCCTGACCACGAGGGACCAAATGCTGCCTTTCTGGCTAATCGGCAAGCTGGCCAGGCGACTCTCGACGGCATCCGAGCTGCTCTCAGCTCCGGTGCTTTCACGAGCATCGACAAGGATGCCACCGTTGCCATGTGGGGTTACTCTGGTGGAAGCCTCGCCTCCGGCTGGGCTGCTGAACTGCAACCAACTTATGCTCCAGAGCTCAAGATTGCAGGAGCTGCGCTAGGAGGAACTGTAcccaacatcaccaccgtcCTCACAGAGATCAACAAAAGTCTTTTCGCCGGCATCATTCCATCCGGCATGGTCGGCTTGTCGAACCAGTACCCCTATGTTGCCGAAGTTCTCGACCAACACATCCTGACCCAGTACAAGCCCCTGTTCGGCCTGGTGAGGAATCAGTGTCTGACCGCCGACGTCTTGGACTTTCTGGGCAAAGATGTCCTTGCCATGTTTGACGACCCATCTCTACCATTCACAGATCCTCGACTCGTCCAAATAGAGAACGACAACGGCATGGGCCATGCCATTCCTAGAATCCCATTATACGTGTACAAGTCCACGGGGGACGAGCTCAGCCCGGTTGACGAGACAGACGCCCTAGTCAGCAAGTACTGTGCCGGGGGCACTTCCGTGGAATACGTCCGAGACATCCTTTCGGAGCACGGGAGCCTCGCTATTACTGGGGCCGCCAAGGCGTTGTCCTGGTTGATTGATGTTCTAGATGGCGAGAAGCCTCAGGTGCGGTGTTCAACATCGACAGTTGCGTCGTCGTTGCTGGATCCTAGTGCATTGGAGGTTCTTCCACAATTTATTATCGACGCTTTGTTGGATCTTCTTCACAAGCCGGTAGGGCCTATTGTGATAGGATAG
- a CDS encoding WD domain, g-beta repeat domain-containing protein, producing MASDGAVRSVSHNTFGDYAQIIQGDYNAPVHPPKKALELDYLHEATFNATNKQHAPGCLENTRVQVLSQIRSWIDDDGEKRIYWLRGMAGTGKTTISMTIAREYYKKRRLGASFFFSRSSGDLSSTTKFVATIANELAESLPAYREHLQNGLESYPSITSRSLYDQWEKLILDPLRSMSLDDGFQPMLIVIDALDECGSEYDQGVLIQCLAGLSALKKIPFRIFITSRPEGTIHIGFDRITSYSRQDFTLHDIEESIVAADLRLYYRHQLTGMDIDQSLITEETIDILARKSNRLFIHAATVCRFIRQGEIYAAKRLERFLASQDSQLEPERELDSIYTTILENAFAKFATLRPGEMETLQLSYQKVVGSVVIIYDKMSLTDFATMVDVPQEASGQIYVLHASFRDFLSDPQKSSSLRFSIDHRKIHTNLLQRCLEIMAMELQKNICRLREPGKRTKDIPASDVDSHVSQALQHQTKNRSIIEAAPLQLYISALIFSPRTSLIRRIYQHHIPSWVLSIPSLSESWNPQLRRLYYRDLAEVVAYSLDGHSGEVISISFSPNSSLLVSASDDKTIRFWNVITGTELLGSIYLWDIIDNKEVWVSCRTGDDSSKGDRDLTISPDGKSIACNGKHKKNVWLLDTENGKPLDNAKCFDTGVRSVAFSPDSKLLAAAVFKNIEIWNVATGATRRISTKGIVDAVLFSPDEKTIAVAISGVIQILNTFAFSVDGSEIASVSEKNAVTIWDTRFRTKHVDSEFSFEYPSIVAASRDDKQLASASYSDAIRLWDGQTGAKRELYIQRLRPLVDMFSNSHWLKKFVSRYKKPAYPGIYYTGRKKINISSIIFSMDGNFCACVWKTKRLQVWDVQSGRMLFARKLNSSTSENAVFSPDKSIAFSPNGNKLLAHRFSDRVVVINVETRQFVHAFTSNLHELKDLSIFDDNRYLGALDFMGRVFIWDLVTGSVVYEGFIRPNVSSLWFCLNGKHIFFTG from the exons ATGGCCAGTGATGGTGCCGTACGCTCAGTTTCGCACAATACTTTTGGAGATTATGCACAAATCATCCAAGGCGACTACAATGCCCCAG TCCATCCACCTAAGAAAGCTTTGGAGCTTGACTATCTCCACGAGGCCACTTTCAATGCTACCAACAAACAACATGCACCGGGCTGTCTCGAAAATACCCGAGTACAAGTTCTGAGTCAGATAAGGTCATGgatagatgatgatggggagaAGCGCATCTATTGGCTGAGAGGCATGGCTGGTACCGGAAAGACGACCATCTCAATGACGATCGCCCGCGAATACTATAAAAAACGTCGGCTTGGCgcaagtttcttcttctctagaAGCAGCGGCGATCTGTCTTCTACGACAAAGTTTGTGGCGACAATTGCAAACGAACTTGCAGAGTCATTGCCCGCCTACCGAGAACATCTCCAGAATGGCTTGGAGTCTTATCCTTCCATCACTAGCCGCAGCTTGTACGACCAATGGGAAAAGCTGATTCTTGATCCTCTGCGCTCGATGTCATTAGACGATGGCTTTCAGCCCATGCTCATAGTAATCGATGCTCTAGATGAATGTGGTAGTGAATATGATCAAGGAGTGTTGATTCAGTGTCTTGCAGGATTGTCAGCACTGAAAAAGATTCCTTTCCGCATATTCATCACAAGCCGACCGGAGGGTACTATTCATATAGGCTTTGACAGGATCACATCCTACTCACGCCAAGACTTCACTCTGCATGACATTGAAGAATCAATCGTGGCAGCGGATTTGCGGCTCTATTACAGGCATCAATTAACCGGCATGGACATTGACCAATCTCTCATCACTGAAGAAACCATCGACATTCTGGCCAGGAAGTCTAACAGATTGTTCATTCATGCTGCCACAGTGTGTCGCTTTATTCGACAAGGCGAGATTTACGCGGCGAAAAGACTAGAGAGATTTCTTGCTTCGCAGGATTCGCAACTTGagccagagagagagctggatTCGATTTACACGACTATCCTAGAAAATGCATTTGCAAAGTTTGCTACTTTGCGACCAGGCGAAATGGAAACTTTGCAGCTGTCTTACCAAAAAGTTGTTGGGTCTGTCGTCATTATTTATGACAAAATGTCTCTAACTGACTTTGCTACTATGGTTG ATGTTCCTCAAGAGGCGTCTGGCCAGATTTACGTGCTTCATGCGTCGTTCAGAGACTTTCTTTCAGATCCACAAAAAAGTTCAAGCTTGCGTTTTTCGATCGATCATAGAAAGATACATACGAATCTACTCCAACGTTGCCTCGAAATCATGGCTATGGAGTTGCAGAAGAATATTTGCAGACTTCGAGAACCTGGGAAGCGAACCAAAGACATTCCAGCATCTGATGTGGATAGTCACGTTTCTCAGGCTCTACA GCATCAGACGAAAAATCG TTCCATTATTGAGGCTGCTCCACTGCAGTTATATATATCTGCACTCATATTTAGCCCGAGAACAAGTCTCATCCGGCGCATCTATCAACATCACATTCCAAGTTGGGTCCTGTCCATTCCTTCTTTGTCTGAGTCATGGAATCCTCAATTACGACGATTATACTATCGGGACTTGGCTGAGGTCGTAGCATATTCGCTAGATG GCCACTCCGGAGAGGTCATCAGCATTTCATTCTCACCAAACAGCAGTCTTCTCGTTTCTGCGTCCGACGATAAGACTATTAGATTCTGGAATGTCATTACGGGCACAGAA CTTCTAGGCTCTATCTACTTGTGGGATATAATAGATAATAAAGAAGTGTGGGTTTCGTGCCGCACGGGTGACGACAGCTCCAAAGGCGATCGCGATTTGACAATTTCCCCTGATGGCAAAAGCATAGCATGCAACGGGAAGCACAAGAAAAACGTCTGGCTTCTCGACACTGAGAATGGAAAACCTCTGGATAACGCCAAGTGTTTTGACACAGGCGTTAGGTCTGTCGCCTTTTCGCCCGACAGTAAGCTGTTGGCAGCGGCAGTGTTCAAGAATATTGAGATATGGAATGTCGCCACAGGGGCAACACGCCGGATCTCAACAAAGGGAATCGTCGATGCAGTCCTTTTCTCGCCAGATGAAAAGACAATTGCGGTAGCCATTTCTGGAGTAATACAAATTCTCAAT ACATTTGCGTTTTCGGTCGATGGAAGCGAGATTGCTTCAGTTTCAGAGAAAAATGCAGTTACTATATGGGATACAAGATTCCGAACAAAGCATGTTGATTCCGAATTTTCCTTCGAGTATCCCAGCATTGTTGCAGCGTCGCGGGACGATAAGCAATTGGCCTCTGCGTCTTATAGTGACGCTATTCGACTGTGGGATGGACAAACTGGCGCAAAAAGGGAGCTCTACATACAGAGGCTGCGGCCCTTGGTCGATATGTTTTCGAATTCTCATTGGCTAAAGAAATTCGTGAGTCGATATAAGAAACCAGCTTACCCAGGGATTTATTATACGGGCCGAAAGAAGATTAATATTTCATCAATTATATTCTCAATGGATGGCAACTTCTGTGCCTGTGTctggaagacaaagagactTCAAGTTTGGGATGTTCAAAGTGGCAGAATGCTGTTCGCTCGAAAGTTGAACTCAAGCACGTCAGAGAATGCTGTATTCTCGCCTGATA AGTCTATTGCATTTTCTCCCAATGGCAA CAAGCTGCTTGCCCATCGATTTAGCGACAGGGTCGTTGTTATAAATGTGGAAACGCGACAGTTTGTGCACGCTTTCACTTCTAATCTACATGAACTCAAAGACTTATCCATTTTCGACGACAACAGATACCTTGGTGCTTTGGACTTTATGGGAAGAGTCTTTATATGGGATCTAGTGACAGGCTCAGTCGTTTACGAAGGCTTTATTCGCCCAAACGTGTCAAGTCTATGGTTCTGCCTCAACGGGAAGCATATTTTTTTCACTGGATAA
- a CDS encoding fungal zn(2)-Cys(6) binuclear cluster domain-containing protein: MTVTTRLSLAGGREERSQQTQLPRKKHAKLFHKKCRTGCQRCRVRRVKCDEAKPICNNCTRLDLECGYGPLPIVPSNIESGSTSTSTEAGDSLVDIEGIRPLPETEARRKLELELFYHYFTETAPTVGGDKFAQSFMGPVICCAALKSDAVMHGVCMLSALHKAYKSNFMDTQHMQHYSTYLNLTLQSHHQHVLHLDTDNVDFSCLASTTLRVYGYVRLQRRSLVPYTPPIEWLRMSNTSNIVFRKALALIEQNPDSLSGRLMLEISQHLDEKQRMEDTNELLYLLRRQEPHELEEEWDDEVYYVYKRTLSCLGCIWKHRFDHSPPPGLSRRLILFPMIVDAQFVDYVAQKRPRALIIMAHYFTLLALHRSLWYIGDTGLREARAIAAELPLEWQGMLIQPLEILKDPSLLCDVSQERLV, translated from the exons ATGACAGTAACAACAAGACTCTCTCTTGCGGGTGGACGCGAGGAAAGGTCACAGCAGACGCAGCTGCCACGCAAGAAACATGCGAAGCTATTCCACAAAAAGTGTAGGACCGGCTGCCAGCGTTGCCGAGTCCGTCGAGTCAAG TGTGATGAAGCCAAGCCAATCTGTAACAACTGCACGCGGCTTGACTTGGAGTGCGGCTATGGACCTCTTCCCATAGTTCCGAGCAACATTGAATCAGGTTCAACATCAACTAGTACAGAAGCTGGTGACAGTCTGGTTGATATAGAGGGCATACGCCCACTCCCAGAAACAGAGGCTCGACGAAAACTTGAGCTCGAGCTGTTTTATCACTACTTCACCGAAACTGCCCCAACCGTTGGCGGAGACAAGTTCGCCCAAAGTTTCATGGGCCCAGTCATATGCTGCGCGGCATTGAAATCAGATGCCGTGATGCATGGAGTCTGCATGCTGTCGGCACTTCATAAGGCGTACAAATCCAATTTCATGGATACGCAACACATGCAGCATTATTCCACGTATCTCAACCTAACTCTTCAATCGCACCACCAGCACGTGTTGCATCTCGATACCGACAATGTGGATTTCTCATGCTTAGCGTCTACTACGCTTCGGGTGTATGGATACGTTCGACTACAACGTCGTTCGTTGGTACCATATACTCCCCCTATTGAGTGGCTACGCATGTCAAACACCAGCAATATTGTGTTTCGCAAGGCCCTAGCCTTGATTGAGCAGAACCCTGATTCTCTTAGCGGCagattgatgctggagatATCTCAACACTTGGATGAAAAGCAGAGGATGGAAGATACAAACGAATTGCTGTACCTATTACGACGCCAGGAACCTCAcgaactggaagaagaatgggACGACGAAGTCTACTACGTCTACAAGCGCACGCTGAGCTGCTTGGGCTGTATCTGGAAGCACAGATTCGACCACTCTCCACCTCCCGGCCTCTCTCGAAGGCTAATCCTCTTCCCCATGATTGTGGACGCTCAATTTGTAGACTATGTGGCGCAGAAGCGACCGCGGGCACTGATCATCATGGCTCATTACTTCACACTTTTGGCTCTTCACCGCAGCCTTTGGTATATCGGGGATACTGGACTACGTGAAGCGAGGGCCATTGCGGCTGAGTTGCCACTTGAGTGGCAGGGCATGTTGATACAGCCACTGGAAATACTAAAAGATCCTTCATTATTATGCGATGTTTCCCAGGAGAGATTAGTTTAG
- a CDS encoding short chain dehydrogenase domain-containing protein: protein MSSVVIVGASRGLGFSLTKIWSENPSNTVIALVRNKAAATASFEQGLPGRANIRIITADLEDFESLKAALEETRNILDNKLDYLIVNAAVSDSIVDDIGNAILNDREQFDQDMLRTFKTNCLGVAHALGLFAPLLLTGTAKKGVVISSGVGDPHWTAKWRTFGHAPYAISKAAVNQVVAKFHAQYAYEGVTISAISPGIIKTEFNTPKPDDPNYQRVQKSFGPPIQASNRFKGPYTPDESAAKVTDVIINHLDLEKNGGILISEYNDQQWV, encoded by the exons ATGTCATCCGTCGTAATTGTTGGTGCCTCTCGGGGACTTGGG TTTTCTCTAACCAAGATTTGGTCAGAAAACCCATCCAATACAGTGATCGCGCTGGTGCGAAACAAGGCAGCAGCTACTGCGAGTTTTGAGCAGGGTCTACCCGGCAGGGCAAATATTCGTATTATTACTGCAGATTTAGAAGACTTTGAGTCTTTAAAG GCTGCCTTGGAAGAAACACGGAACATACTCGACAACAAGCTTGACTATCTCATTGTCAACGCTGCTGTCAGTGACAGTATTGTTGATGATATTGGCAATGC CATCCTCAATGATCGCGAACAGTTTGACCAAGACATGCTCCGCACCTTCAAGACTAACTGCTTAGGTGTTGCTCACGCTCTTGGTCTCTTTGCACCCCTTCTTCTCACTGGCACTGCCAAGAAAGGAGTAGTCATCAGCAGTGGCGTTGGTGACCCTCACTGGACAGCAAAATGGCGAACTTTTGGTCACGCTCCATATGCTATCAGCAAGGCCGCCGTCAATCAAGTTGTGGCCAAATTCCATGCTCAATACGCCTATGAGGGCGTAACAATTTCTGCAATTAGTCCGGGAATCATAAAGACCGAGTTCAATACACCCAAACCCGATG ATCCCAACTATCAGCGCGTGCAGAAATCATTTGGTCCGCCGATTCAAGCGTCTAACAGATTCAAGGGCCCCTATACCCCCGACGAATCGGCTGCTAAAGTGACTGATGTCATTATAAATCACTTGGATCTTGAGAAAAATGGCGGGATATTGATCTCCGAATACAATGACCAACAGTGGGTATAA
- a CDS encoding alpha/beta hydrolase fold domain-containing protein, whose protein sequence is MRLDLLSCLFVASASASVLSSGRYRLKPYTLNLESEVPRMLQLISNTHLPEAPEYPGLSSDAGIPLSTLKSLRTQWLTQFDWKKEQASINKYPQFTAEIEGLTVHFVHKKSSARNAIPLILFHGWPGSFLEFLPLIDNLTKEGKTSNGKPVSFDVIVPNLPGFGLSSAPPGNWTNQDTARVFNTLMTDVLGYKKYATHGTDWGCATAYDLYDSYNSTVRATHLASLPFVPLTPDQLAAEGIALDALETFEEESFVEWSTNGYAYFQQETTKPNTIGLALYDNPVGQLAYMGEKFLNWSDPRAGTGPSVLTHNEILTSVSLYYLTKSFISSGFIYYQNRFATNYTKAKTDAPLLFSSFKYNILFWPAALVKQTGNLVVYKNHDFGGHFPALDNPPAMISDLREIGCYWK, encoded by the exons ATGCGTCTCgatcttctctcttgtctgTTCGTTGCTTCTGCAAGCGCCTCGGTGCTTTCGAGCGGAAGATATCGACTGAAGCCTTATACGCTTAACCTAGAGAGTGAAGTCCCTCGGATGCTTCAACTGATCAGCAACACTCATCTACCTGAAGCTCCAGAATACCCAGGTCTCTCCTCTGACGCTGGCATTCCACTGAGTACTCTGAAGTCACTACGTACACAGTGGCTGACTCAATTTGATTGGAAAAAGGAGCAAGCTAGCATCAACAA ATACCCGCAGTTTACGGCCGAAATTGAAGGCCTTACAGTTCATTTTGTACACAAAAAGTCCAGTGCACGTAATGCTATTCCCCTGATCTTGTTCCACGGTTGGCCTGGATCTTTTCTAGAGTTTCTCCCGTTGATTGACAATCTCACAAAGGAGGGAAAGACGTCGAATGGGAAACCTGTCTCCTTTGACGTTATTGTTCCCAATCTTCCTGGCTTTGGTCTCTCTTCGGCTCCCCCAGGCAATTGGACAAACCAAGACACTGCGAGAGTATTCAACACTCTCATGACGGATGTTCTTGGCTATAAGAAATATGCTACTCATGGAACAGATTGGGGCTGTGCGACTGCGTACGACCTTTATGATTCCTACAATAGTACCGTCCGCGCGACTCATCTAGCCTCCTTGCCTTTTGTTCCGCTTACCCCAGACCAACTAGCTGCAGAAGGCATCGCACTAGATGCACTTGAGACGTTTGAAGAGGAATCATTCGTGGAATGGTCCACCAACGGCTATGCTTATTTTCAACAAGAGACAACCAAG CCAAATACCATAGGTCTTGCTCTATATGATAACCCTGTTGGCCAATTAGCGTACATGGGTGAAAAGTTTCTGAACT GGTCTGATCCTCGAGCCGGCACCGGCCCTTCGGTCTTGACACACAATGAAATCTTAACCTCTGTATCCCTTTACTACCTGACTAAATCGTTCATCTCATCCGGATTCATCTACTACCAAAATCGATTCGCTACCAACTATACGAAAGCCAAGACCGATGCGCCCCTACTGTTCAGCTCCTTCAAGTACAACATTCTATTCTGGCCAGCTGCATTGGTGAAACAGACTGGCAATCTTGTCGTCTATAAAA ATCATGATTTTGGTGGACACTTCCCTGCGTTGGACAATCCTCCTGCGATGATATCCGACCTCCGAGAAATTGGATGCTATTGGAAATAG